A genomic segment from Toxotes jaculatrix isolate fToxJac2 chromosome 6, fToxJac2.pri, whole genome shotgun sequence encodes:
- the ccdc50a gene encoding coiled-coil domain-containing protein 50 isoform X2, with protein MAECNISIDQKKLPGVKEVCRDFAVREDHCLAYNLQEQEIESHLASNVHKSRLVQKDLQVAKKLQEEEDKRAKIQSQKQYCEIERQDNEIAQEIQEQLVRQAEQQRQQEEKDAAIARKLQEKEMKEERRRQKQLEANFEEEYFEDHGAARRPLDLDKHARHKSASPSPYDACAPVSSHRDYSPDYSSTEPKRSRYPRQDPAAPHSRSRYPEHYQLAEGGRSRHADPYPEHLLPSRGKHGDRYPEYEPTETGRARGSEGEDTQRVVRRKERPARPPPPQNPVERDKAWDRERDRQRDRDRARDLEWEKHMRKDQRRGRDQDLRGARAAGRDREGSRDRVQSADRQRERDRQRQKDKDRPRMRTRSRERELDDDYLEQGHSRLRDGIASWVEEEDVDERERSAKGRQRVHSGPDEVFDEPRSNEGRGGTREFRDPRQGEGPGREHIHSFPNGETGRIVHRGSGAVVAETEYAVSEATKGLTKLDLREQELKDMEVARKLQEEEIKASKMHMRAAQVAQDEEMARLLMEQEKKEYRRNREREKEKERERERLAMEKMAMERRRQEGEYRPSSEEVVRPRTRDEYEYQRQRNHNKPARPPQPRTHDYENVNPGYGYSDHPVPPRAPTRPEAAYKGAYYKR; from the exons tgtgcCGAGACTTTGCTGTGCGGGAGGACCATTGCCTGGCCTATAACCTCCAGGAACAAGAAA TTGAGAGCCACTTGGCGTCCAATGTCCATAAGAGCCGTCTGGTGCAGAAGGACCTGCAGGTGGCcaagaagctgcaggaggaggaggataagagGGCCAAGATCCAGAGCCAGAAACAATATTGTGAAAT TGAGCGCCAAGATAATGAGATCGCCCAGGAGATTCAGGAACAACTGGTCCGACAGGCAGAACAGCAgcgacagcaggaagaaaaggatGCG GCCATAGCTCGTAAGCTGCAGGAgaaggagatgaaagaggagaggaggagacagaagcaGCTGGAAGCAAACTTTGAGGAGGAGTACTTTGAGGATCACGGAG CTGCAAGAAGACCTCTTGATTTGGACAAACACGCCCGTCACAAATCAGCTTCCCCAAGCCCATATGATGCATGTGCTCCAGTGAGCTCACATCGTGATTACTCCCCAGATTATAGCTCAACAGAGCCTAAAAGGAGCAGGTACCCACGACAGGATCCAGCAGCGCCCCACAGCCGCTCCAGATACCCTGAGCACTACCAGTTGGCAGAGGGAGGGCGAAGCAGGCATGCAGATCCTTACCCAGAGCACCTGCTGCCCTCCAGAGGCAAGCATGGGGACAGGTACCCAGAGTATGAACCCACAGAGACTGGCAGAGCCAGGGGCTCAGAGggggaggacacacagagagtggtgaggaggaaggagagaccTGCCAGACCACCTCCACCACAGAATCCTGTAGAGAGAGACAAGGCCTGGGACAGAGAAAGGGACAGGCAACGTGACCGAGACAGGGCCAGAGACCTGGAATGGGAGAAGCATATGAGAAAAGAccagaggagaggcagagatcaGGACCTCAGGGGGGcaagagcagcaggaagagaCAGGGAAGGATCCAGAGACAGAGTACAGAGTgcggacagacagagagagagagacagacaaagacagaaagacaaagacagaccaCGAATGAGAACCagaagcagggagagagagcttGATGATGACTATTTGGAGCAGGGTCATAGCAGGCTGAGGGACGGCATTGCTTCctgggtggaggaagaggatgttgatgagagggagagaagtgcCAAGGGCCGGCAGCGTGTCCACTCTGGCCCTGACGAGGTGTTTGACGAGCCCAGGAGCAACGAAGGGAGAGGGGGCACCAGGGAATTCCGGGACCCTCGGCAGGGGGAGGGTCCTGGCAGggaacacattcattcattccccAACGGAGAGACAG GTCGCATTGTTCACAGAGGGAGTGGAGCAGTAGTGGCAGAAACTGAGTATGCAGTGAGCGAGGCCACAAAGGGGCTGACGAAGCTGGATCTCCGTGAGCAGGAGCTGAAGGACATGGAGGTGGCCAGGaaactgcaggaggaggaaatcAAG GCAAGCAAGATGCATATGCGCGCAGCCCAAGTGGCGCAGGATGAG GAAATGGCCCGACTGCTGATGgaacaagagaaaaaggaaTACAGGAGGAATCGAGAacgggagaaagagaaggaaagagagagagagaggctggccATGGAGAAGATGGCAATGGAAAGACGGCGACAAGAGGGCGAATACAGG CCAAGTTCTGAGGAAGTCGTTCGGCCCAGAACACGAGATGAGTATGAATACCAGAGGCAGAGGAACCACAACAAGCCTGCCAG gCCTCCTCAGCCTCGTACACACGACTATGAGAATGTGAACCCTGGCTACGGCTACTCGGACCACCCTGTCCCCCCTCGTGCTCCCACCAGACCTGAGGCTGCTTACAAAG GTGCCTATTACAAGCGGTGA
- the ccdc50a gene encoding coiled-coil domain-containing protein 50 isoform X1, with product MAECNISIDQKKLPGVKEVCRDFAVREDHCLAYNLQEQEIESHLASNVHKSRLVQKDLQVAKKLQEEEDKRAKIQSQKQYCEIERQDNEIAQEIQEQLVRQAEQQRQQEEKDAAIARKLQEKEMKEERRRQKQLEANFEEEYFEDHGAARRPLDLDKHARHKSASPSPYDACAPVSSHRDYSPDYSSTEPKRSRYPRQDPAAPHSRSRYPEHYQLAEGGRSRHADPYPEHLLPSRGKHGDRYPEYEPTETGRARGSEGEDTQRVVRRKERPARPPPPQNPVERDKAWDRERDRQRDRDRARDLEWEKHMRKDQRRGRDQDLRGARAAGRDREGSRDRVQSADRQRERDRQRQKDKDRPRMRTRSRERELDDDYLEQGHSRLRDGIASWVEEEDVDERERSAKGRQRVHSGPDEVFDEPRSNEGRGGTREFRDPRQGEGPGREHIHSFPNGETGRIVHRGSGAVVAETEYAVSEATKGLTKLDLREQELKDMEVARKLQEEEIKVGSETRKASKMHMRAAQVAQDEEMARLLMEQEKKEYRRNREREKEKERERERLAMEKMAMERRRQEGEYRPSSEEVVRPRTRDEYEYQRQRNHNKPARPPQPRTHDYENVNPGYGYSDHPVPPRAPTRPEAAYKGAYYKR from the exons tgtgcCGAGACTTTGCTGTGCGGGAGGACCATTGCCTGGCCTATAACCTCCAGGAACAAGAAA TTGAGAGCCACTTGGCGTCCAATGTCCATAAGAGCCGTCTGGTGCAGAAGGACCTGCAGGTGGCcaagaagctgcaggaggaggaggataagagGGCCAAGATCCAGAGCCAGAAACAATATTGTGAAAT TGAGCGCCAAGATAATGAGATCGCCCAGGAGATTCAGGAACAACTGGTCCGACAGGCAGAACAGCAgcgacagcaggaagaaaaggatGCG GCCATAGCTCGTAAGCTGCAGGAgaaggagatgaaagaggagaggaggagacagaagcaGCTGGAAGCAAACTTTGAGGAGGAGTACTTTGAGGATCACGGAG CTGCAAGAAGACCTCTTGATTTGGACAAACACGCCCGTCACAAATCAGCTTCCCCAAGCCCATATGATGCATGTGCTCCAGTGAGCTCACATCGTGATTACTCCCCAGATTATAGCTCAACAGAGCCTAAAAGGAGCAGGTACCCACGACAGGATCCAGCAGCGCCCCACAGCCGCTCCAGATACCCTGAGCACTACCAGTTGGCAGAGGGAGGGCGAAGCAGGCATGCAGATCCTTACCCAGAGCACCTGCTGCCCTCCAGAGGCAAGCATGGGGACAGGTACCCAGAGTATGAACCCACAGAGACTGGCAGAGCCAGGGGCTCAGAGggggaggacacacagagagtggtgaggaggaaggagagaccTGCCAGACCACCTCCACCACAGAATCCTGTAGAGAGAGACAAGGCCTGGGACAGAGAAAGGGACAGGCAACGTGACCGAGACAGGGCCAGAGACCTGGAATGGGAGAAGCATATGAGAAAAGAccagaggagaggcagagatcaGGACCTCAGGGGGGcaagagcagcaggaagagaCAGGGAAGGATCCAGAGACAGAGTACAGAGTgcggacagacagagagagagagacagacaaagacagaaagacaaagacagaccaCGAATGAGAACCagaagcagggagagagagcttGATGATGACTATTTGGAGCAGGGTCATAGCAGGCTGAGGGACGGCATTGCTTCctgggtggaggaagaggatgttgatgagagggagagaagtgcCAAGGGCCGGCAGCGTGTCCACTCTGGCCCTGACGAGGTGTTTGACGAGCCCAGGAGCAACGAAGGGAGAGGGGGCACCAGGGAATTCCGGGACCCTCGGCAGGGGGAGGGTCCTGGCAGggaacacattcattcattccccAACGGAGAGACAG GTCGCATTGTTCACAGAGGGAGTGGAGCAGTAGTGGCAGAAACTGAGTATGCAGTGAGCGAGGCCACAAAGGGGCTGACGAAGCTGGATCTCCGTGAGCAGGAGCTGAAGGACATGGAGGTGGCCAGGaaactgcaggaggaggaaatcAAGGTGGGGAGTGAAACCAGAAAG GCAAGCAAGATGCATATGCGCGCAGCCCAAGTGGCGCAGGATGAG GAAATGGCCCGACTGCTGATGgaacaagagaaaaaggaaTACAGGAGGAATCGAGAacgggagaaagagaaggaaagagagagagagaggctggccATGGAGAAGATGGCAATGGAAAGACGGCGACAAGAGGGCGAATACAGG CCAAGTTCTGAGGAAGTCGTTCGGCCCAGAACACGAGATGAGTATGAATACCAGAGGCAGAGGAACCACAACAAGCCTGCCAG gCCTCCTCAGCCTCGTACACACGACTATGAGAATGTGAACCCTGGCTACGGCTACTCGGACCACCCTGTCCCCCCTCGTGCTCCCACCAGACCTGAGGCTGCTTACAAAG GTGCCTATTACAAGCGGTGA